The Treponema succinifaciens DSM 2489 region GCTCATAAACCGCTCGAAGATAATTCCTTAAATGCTCACAAATTCCTTCCGTTATGATACAAGTTAATTTTTCGCCAGAATATCTTTAGCGAAAGTTTCATCCCGCAGGTGATTTGATTTCATTGCGCAATAAACTCCTCGACCGTTTTTTGAATGTCGGAAAGCTCCCCCTCATCAATTTTGTTCAAGGCAGTTTTCCTGTTGTCAACAAAATTCATCATTCCCCAGACAAAACATGCAAGCTCCCTTGCCCCCGCCGTCGTTACTAGATTGTAGGGGAGCCCTTTTTGGGAAAGATAAAGCATTCTTTTTCTGAGCCTGAGCGTGCACTTGTCCGCGTAAGAAACGATGGCGGCGGACGCATTTTTCTGCCGCTCTTTTACCCTGACTGATTTTGCCGTGACAACAGAATGCATTCTAAGGCTTCCCGCACACTCAACAAGAAGACTTCTGACTCTTGAATTCCCAGCCTTAGTAATCGCCGTGTGCCGTACCCTGTTTCCGCTTGAATCCTCGCCGGGACAAAGTCCTGTAAAGCTTACGAAGGACTTCGCCTTTGAAAAACGGGAAAAATCCCCGATTTCCGCGACAATCGAAATGGCGGAGACATAACTGATTCCAGAGATGCACACCAGGGCATCAATTTTTTCCCTCACTTCATCATCCTTGCAGAGTTCCAGAATCTTCGCCTCAATTCTCTGAACTTTGTCCATGAGCGTTATTACTTCGGCGTGATATTCCTCAAATGATTCCTGAAGCCACTTGTCAGCGAAGTTCA contains the following coding sequences:
- a CDS encoding IS110 family transposase; amino-acid sequence: MDTRQVPQDTDFSRKLQKEDFACVIIAPSTIAKAPGQKVKTDRMDARLLAKTLAFKTYSPVCLPSEKLEAIKEYTRVRTAKITMLKKAKQNLLSFLLRMGLPYPQSGHYWTQAHMAWLRTMNFADKWLQESFEEYHAEVITLMDKVQRIEAKILELCKDDEVREKIDALVCISGISYVSAISIVAEIGDFSRFSKAKSFVSFTGLCPGEDSSGNRVRHTAITKAGNSRVRSLLVECAGSLRMHSVVTAKSVRVKERQKNASAAIVSYADKCTLRLRKRMLYLSQKGLPYNLVTTAGARELACFVWGMMNFVDNRKTALNKIDEGELSDIQKTVEEFIAQ